GTCGGTAACGTCTGCGCGCCGAGCGCGTAGCTGGCGCACTTGTCGAGCTCCGACGCAAGCTGATGCAGATCGTTACCCACCGCCTGCTGCAGCAGCTGCGCCGCATCGTCGGCAATGTGCACCGCCAACACGGTGGTCGCGTGGTGCGTAATCCACCGACGCACGCGCTCGGGTGTGAGCGGCGCAAACTCGAGCGACTCCGATGCGGACGCGATCGCCGCATCGGCTTTCGTTCCCGCCGGACTCACCAGCAGCAACAGCGTATCGCTGGCAGGGCGCTTCAGATATTTGTCGAGCTGTTGTCGCGCCGCTTTCTTGAGCGCCGTCACGTCGCGGAAGACCACGGCGCGCTTTTCGGCAAGCATCGGCGGCGTCGAGAGCAAGCTGCTCACCGCTTCGGCATCGAGCTCGTTGGCGCGACGGATTTCGCAGTTGAAGTCGCGCGTGCTCGGGTCGATCGATGCGTCGAGCAGGTCGCGCACGGCCGCATCCTTCAGGTAATCGTCGTCGCCGTGCAGGTAGTACACGGGCGCGAAGCTCCGCGACTGAATCGCGGCTTGCACGACGCGGAGGGGCGACGATTCCTTGGCCATCCCAGCAAGATAAGGGACCGCCGGTCGAACTTCAGCGCAATTCGGAGAAGGTCGCCAACGTGAAGTCGCTGCTCACGAAATGCGTCGGGGCGTCTTCAATGATCATCGCCGCCGGCCAGACCGGGTTTCCGGTGGCCATCGCCTGCATCAACTCAGGGGTGATATAGGAAATCGGGGTCGGCATCGCGGGCTGCGAGGCAATCACCGGCTGCATCGAGAGCTCCGGCGCCGTGGCGCTCCACCCCTTCCACACGAAGGCGCCAAGCATCGCACTGGCCGCCACCGCCATCACCACCCGCGTGTTCCGCGAGGCGGCCGTTCGGGGCAGCTGCAGCAGAGCCGCGCGGGCCTCCAGCGCGGTCCGCTCGTCGCGGCACTCATCGCGGCATTCAGCCAGGCGCGCCCGAAGGCGCGCCTGAAAATCGACGCTCGGCTCGAGCGTGGGCATACTGCGCGCCACCATCAGCGAACGACGCACCAGGGTGTCGTGCGCCGCACAGCCGTCGCAGACCATCACATGACGCTGCGCGGCGGCCATCTCGTCGCCCGGCATCGTGTCATCCAGATAGGCCAGGTGCTGTTTGCGGAAGCTCTTGCAGTCCATCGGTACGCTTTGACCCGTGTTGGGAGGCATCGCTTCGGCGGAAGCCGCCGGGTTGACCATCGCACGGCAGGATACCCGTGGTCCGGCGAGCGGTTCCGCCCGGTGCGATGTATCCAAACGCATCACCCCCCGCCAGGGCAATCCCGGGCGGGGGGTGATACAGCGGCGGCTTGGAGGGTTGCCTAGCGCACCAATGGCGCGATGATGTCGGCAAACGCTGTGCGCGCGCGGTTCAGTCGAGATTTCACCGTGCCGAGGTTCACACCGGTGATTTCGGCGATTTCCTCGTACGACTTCCCTTCCAACTCGCGCAGCACGAACACCTCGCGGTGATGCGCCGGCAGCTGACCGACCGACTGCTCCACCATTTCCTTCAGGTGACGCTTCCGGAACAGGTCGTCAGGGCGCGTGTGCACGTCCTCGAACTGGAGAGGCCGGTCCTCGTCCTCGAACTTCGCTTTGATCGTCTGGAACAGCACCAGCGGATTGCGCGAGCGGTTGCGGAGTTCGTTCTTCGCCAAGTTCGAGGCGATCGTGTAGATCCACGTCGAGAACTTCTTCGAACGATCGAAGCGTCCGATATGGCGATATACGCGGATGAACACTTCCTGCACCAGATCTTCGGCGCGGTCGCGATCACCGATCGTACGGTACACGAAGTTGAGCAATCGACCCTGGTACCGGTCGACGAGCTCTTCGAAGGCGCGTTCCTCGCCTCCGAGGAACGCCGACACCACATCTCCATCCTCGAGGCTGCGCAGATGCTCGCGCACCGGCACCGCGGGGGTGTTCTGTGAAGTCAGTTTCGTGCGAGCCAGTTCGGCCATGGATCGAGTCCTCCGCCTACGGTGACGCGAGCCCGAAGACTCACGGTGCTTCGACCAGATGGCCGGACGATCCGGCAGACCATGTCGTCGCACACACTGGACCTAGTGCACAGGGCGTGCCGGAAGGAACTTTATGGAACCTTCCGCCCTAAATCGTTAACTTCAAACGACTTGTGCTTCCGTATCCTACGTCACGAGGCGTACCGACGGATTCATTCGTTCTCCGATGTCTCTGAAAGAGGACAGCGAAAGAGGACAGATCCTGTCAGTTTAGACGAAAGCCAGCGGTGTACAGCAGAGCGAGCGCCGTCTTGGCATCCTGGATCTCGCCCTGCTCGATCATGGACAGCGCCCGCGACAACTTGGTTGGCGCCAATTCCATGAACTCGTCCGCTTCCCGCTTCCACTCGCCCGCCTCGAGCCCCGTGGCCATGAACAGATGGATTTTCTCATCCGTGAAGCCGGGGGTCGTGAACATCGTGAATAGATGTTCGACACGCGAAGCGGTGTATCCGGTTTCCTCCTTGAGCTCGCGATGTGCACAGGCGAGCGGCTCTTCCCCGGCATCGAGCCGGCCGGCCGGGATCTCATAGAGATATCCGTCGGCCGCATAGCGATACTGGCGGATCAACAGCACTTCCGGGTCATCGTCGAGGTCGCCAAGCAACGGCACGACGGCGCTGGCCCCCGGATGACGCACCATCTCCAGCTGGCCGGTCGATCCGTCCGGAAAGCGAACGGTGTCGATGTCGATCGAGATCACCTTGCCCGTGTAGCCGCGCGTCCCGATGATCTTGCCCGGTCCCTGCCGTTCGATCGCCATCAGCGGGACACCTTCTTGGCCGCCTTCTTCACGGCCTGCTTCGCACCCTTCTTGGCGCCTTTCTTTGGCTTCTTCGGCAGCGGCACGTCGTTGCCCGCCAGCCACTGCTTGATCGCGGGGCGCAGGTACACCGGGATCCGCAGAATCGTCCCGCGACACTTCTTAGTACCGCACCGGCACGCGTAGTAACGCACGTCTTCCGGCTCGTACTCGTCCTGCCACTCGAACCGATAGTCGTACACCAGCTCCGTTTCCGGCTTGATCGCCTTGATCGCCTTGATCCAGATGTGGCCGTCTTCGATCACGGTCTCGCAGTTCGGATCACATGAGTGGTTGATGAACCGCGCATCGTTCCCACCGTACCGAGCGTCGAGCACCGTGTCGTCGTCGAGCACGAACAAGAACGTATGGTGACGCCCCTCGCTGTCGTCGTATCGCCGATCGGCTTCCTCATGCGTAATCGGCTGCCCCCAGTACTCATCGACCTTCTTACCCTTGCGGATCGGCAGGATCGCGAACGCACCGCGCCCCTGGATCTTGGACCGACGCACTTCGTAGTACGGCGACTTGGGCGGCTTCACGCGCTTTGCAACCACGGACTTCTTCACGGACTTCTTCACGGACTTCTTCGCTGGCGACACGTCGATTCAGGAGGCTGAGGAGGGAGACACAGGCGCGGCAGTATCATCGTCTGCCGCCGGGTCGTACACGGTAACCGGACCAAGCGACAGCGCTTCGACGGTCGGACGGATCGCGGTGGCATCACCCACGACGACAATCTGCAGTCGACTCGGATCGAGGTGCGTCTGCGCCACGCGCAGCACATCCTGCGCGGTGACCGCTCTCACGCGGTCGCGATACGTATCGAAGTAGTTCGTGGGCAGACGGAAGATCTCCACGTTCGCCAGACCACCCGCCACCTCGGCGGTCGTCTCGAAACGAATGGGGAACACGCCCACCAGATAGCTCGTAGCCAGCGACAATTCTGCGTCACTCACCGGCGCTTCACGAATGCGCGTGAACTCGAGGGCAATCTCTCGCAGCGCATCAGCCGTGACAGCCGTTTCCACTGCCGTGGAAATCTCGAACGGGCTCGCCGCGCGACGCCAATCGAATGCCGAGTGCGCGCCGTACGTGTAGGCGTGCACTTCGCGCAGATTCAGGTTGAGCCGCGACGAGAAGAGGCCACCGAGGATGGCGTTCATCACCACCACGGGAAAGTAGTCTTCGTGCAAGCGCGGAATCGCCACGTGCCCCACGCGCACTTCCGACTGCGGGGCGTCGGGCTTGTGCACCAGATGCACGCGCGGCTCCGGAAAGCGCTGCGTGTCCATCGGCTCGGTGACCGGCGGCGCCTTGCCGGCCCAATCGCCGAAGTGCGCGCTGGCGAGCTTCACGGCGTGCTCGATGTCGATATCGCCCACCATCATCAGCGCTGTGGCATCGGGACGATAGAACTCCGCGTGATACGCCTGCACGCGCTCGCGTGTGAGACGCATGATGCTCTGTTCGTCGCCACCGGCCAGCCGCGCGAAACGCGATTCCGACTTGTATAGCAACCGCGAGAAGAACACGTCGGATAACCCGCGCGGCTCGGCGCGCAGTTGCGCCAGATCGGCCAGCCGCTCACCGCGCATCCGTTCGAGCTCCGACTCGGGGAATGCCGGATAGCGCAGCACCTCCGACAGCACCGCGACCGCATCGTCGATGCGGGATGACAGCGCGGTGATCTGCACGATCGCCGAGTCCCAGTCGGCGCCGGTATCGAGCGTGGTCCCGAGCATCTCCAGTCGCGACGTGAGCTCGAGCGCGTTCATGTCGCGCGTCCCTTCGGCCAGTGCGCGCGTCGTGAGTTGCGCCAGTCCTTCGTAGTCACGCGGATCGCGGGTGGCACCCGCTTCGATCACCGCCAGCGTGGTCACCACCGGATACGCCGGCACATTCGCCACGATCAGTCGCAGACCGTTGGCCAGAATGCGCGTCGAGAAGTGCGGGAATCGATAGTCGCTGGGTGTGCCGGCCCCGGGACGCGGAGGCGCCACCGGCATCTGCTGAGCTGGCGAATCCTGCGCGGGCACGTCGAGGGTGTCGGTCATGCGCTGGCCTCGGCCAATTCGGCCGGCGACGCGTCTGGCTGCTCGTCCGCCGGTACGAACATCAGCAAGGCCCGATTGTCAGGACCAAGACGTTCGCGGGCGAGGGCGGATACCGCCGCCGTCGTCGTCGCGCCGTAGCGCTTCACCTGTTCGTTGATCAACGTGGCGTCGCCGAAGTACGTCGCAAAGCGCGACAACTGGTCGGCGCGCTCGGCGGCCGACTGCATGCTCGTCACAAAACTCGTTTCGATCAGCGCACGGGCGCGCTGCACTTCCACATCGGTCACGCCATGCTGGTGCATCAGATCGAGCTCGGCCAGTACCGCCGCTTCGAGCTGTTCCGGCGTGACGTCAGGGTGGGCCGTCGCGTCCACCACGAGCAGGTCGCTGCCCTTCGCGAGATCGTACGTGAAGGCGCTGGCCTGTGAGGCAATGCGTTGTTTCCGCACCAGGGACTGCTCCAGACGACATCCAGTACGCAAGCCCAGCACGGCGGCGGCGAGCGACGCCGCGTAATAGCCATCGCTGCCGAACACCGGGGTACGGCAGGCCACGAACAGACGCGGCAAGGCGACGGCGTCGGGTACCAAGGTACGGCGCGTGTCTCCGAACGTAGGCGGCAGCGTCATGTCACGCAGCGGCGGACGTGGCGCTCCACGGGGAATCGGTCCGTAGTATTCCTCGATGAGGCGCATGGTCTCGGTGCGATCAAAATCACCGGCGACCGTGAGCACGGCGTTGTCCGGGGTGTAGTACGTCCGGAAAAAGTCCGCCACGTCGTCGAGCGACGCGTCGGTCAGATGCTCCATGGACCCGATCAACGAGTGATGGAACGGATGTTCCTCCGGGAAACAGAGCGCCGGCAGGCGCTCCCACCACGTGCCGTAGGGCTGGTTGTCCACCGACCAGCGCCGCTCGTTCTTCACGACGTCACGCTGCGTGTCGAGCTTTTGTTGCGTGAGCCCCGGCAACATCCGACCCATGCGGTCTGCTTCAAGCCAGAGCGCCAGCGCGATCTGATGCGACGGAACCGTCTCGTAGTAGTTGGTCCGATCGAGCCAAGTGGACCCGTTCAGGGTCCCGCCCGCGCGCTGGACGAGTTCGAAATGTTCGTTCGCCTCGACGTTGGCCGACCCCTGAAACAGCATATGCTCGAACAGGTGGGCGAACCCGGTACGATCGAGCCGTTCATTGGCCGAACCCACGTGATACCACAAATTGACCGCGACGATCGGCGCCGTGTGATCCTCAGAGAGCACCACATGCAGGCCGTTCGGGAGGTGATAACTCTCGACTGGAATGCGCATGGTTCAATATTGGGGGGCTGGTCACGAAAGTCGGAACCCCACGTGCACGAACCGACCTCGATCACCGCACCTCGATTCTCTCCTAGATTCTTCGTATGACCTATTCCACTCGCCGAGTTCTACTGCTGGTCGGTGCGCTCGGGCTCCTCGCCGGCTGCGGCAGTGACCCGCAGGTGCCCAGTGCCGCCGCCGCGACCGCCAGTACGACCGTGTCGGCCGCCGTCGCGGCATCCGTGGCCGCCGTGCCCGCCGTGCGCATCACCGATGCCAAGGGCAAGGGCGTCAAGAATGTCATGGTGCGCTGGCGCATCACGGGCGGCGGCGGCAAGGTCGTCAACGATTCAGTGCGCACCACCGGCAGTGGCGATGCCACCTCGGGCGGCTGGACGCTTGGCACGACCGCCGGCCAGCAGACACTGCAGGCCACTGCCGACGGCATTCCCGCTGTCACCTTCACGGCGACGGCGAATGCCGGCCCATTGTCACGGCTCACGCCGGTCAGCGCCACCGACCAGCAGGCCACCGTCAACACGCCCGTGCCCGCGTTGCCTGCCGTACGCGCCGAAGACCAGTACGGCAACCCCGTCAGCGGAGCGGCGATCGTGTTCACCATCGTGCAAGGCAACGGTGTGTTGCTCGGCGCGCAGCAGTCGAGTAACGAGCTTGGCAGCGCTGCCGTGGGCGGTTGGACGATCGGCACCGCCATTGGACAGCAGATTGTGACCGCGACCGCCACCGGCGCCAATCCGGCGGTGTTCAGCGTAAACGCCCTCGCCGGACCGGCCGCCGATCTCCTCAAGGTGGTCGGCGACATTCAGGCGGGCGTCGCAAATATCAACATCGCCGTCCCTCCCGGCGTGCGCGTCGTGGACAGCTTCGGAAATCCGGTGGGCAACGTGCCGGTCACGTTCACCCCCGGCGCCAACTCGGGTACCGTGACCGGCAGTACAGTCCTGTCAGATCCGGCCAACGGCACCGCGTTCGTGGGCAGCTGGCGGCTGGGCACAGCGAGCACGCAAACGCTCGTCGCCACCAGCACGGCCATTCCGACCAAGTCGGCCACGTTCACCACCACGGTGACGTCGTCCGCGTTCAATGTGGATATCCGCTTCGTCGGTGACGCGTCGCTGCCGGTACGCACGGCCTTCGCGAATGCGGTCGCCAAGTGGCGGCAGGTGATTGTGGGGAGCATCGGCACCATCACCAACGTGAACATTCCGGCGGGGCCCGCCGCGAATGCCTGCAGTGATTGGTCACCGGCCGTCACCGGTACCGTACAGAACACGATCATCTTTGCCCGCATCGACTCCATCGACGGGCCGGGCTCACCCGGCGTGGGCAACATCCTCGGCCAAGCCAGCCCATGCTACGTGAACGGCAGCGCGATCCCGTTTCTCGGCTTCATGGAGTTCGATAGTCTCGACGTCAGTCAGCTCGTGGCGCGGGGGCAGTTTGAAAAGGTCGTGCTCCACGAGATCGGACACGTGCTCGGCATCGGCACCGTCTGGAATTTCCAGCGCTCGCTGTTGAATACCTCGATCTCGAACGACCCGTATTACGTCGGCAGCGCGGCGCGTGCGCAGTTCGCGGCGATCAACACCGTGACCTACTCGGGCAATCCCGTGCCGGTGGAGAATACCGGCGGCACCGGTACGGTCAATTCGCACTGGCGGACGTCCGTGATGCAGCGTGAGCTCATGCAGGGCTTCGCCGTCAATCAGGTGCAACCGCTCAGTCGTATCACGGTTGGCTCGCTGCAGGATCTCGGCTACACCGTGAATCTCGCGGCGGCCGATGCCTTTTCACTCACCGCCGCCCTGCGCAGCGGCTTTGGATTCGACGAGACCTCAGGTATACCGTACCGCGACCTCGTGCCCGACGTCGAGATCAAGCAGCGTCGCGACGACGGCAGCATTGCGCGGATGCCGCGCGAGAAGCGATAAGTCCTACCGAGTGCACGGAAATGAACAGGCGATGTGATCGAGACCACAGCCGTTGCTATGTCAACAGGAACTGTGGTGCGGCGAACGCGTAGCATTCTGGTACGGCGATGTAGCCGAAGGTCTTCGACCATTCGCCAGGATAGCGCATGCACCGCACCGGTCGTCCGAATCGCTTCGTCCGCCGCCTTGCTGTTCGCCTCTCGACTCGCGTGGCGTTTGCCCTTGGCACCGTAGGGGCGCTCGTGGCGTGCGGCGGTGATCAGGCGACCGCCCCGATTGACGCGGTCAGCCCGATCACCATTGTCCCGGCAGCGCTCATCGTCGCCGACGGCGACAATCAGGTGGGAGATCCGAACACGGCATTGCCGATCGTGCCAAGTGTGCGCCTACTCACCGAGGCCGGGCGTCCGGTGCCCAATGTCCGGGTAACGTTTACACCCAACGCGAATTCCGGTTCGGTAACGCGCACCACGGTCGTCACCGACAGCACCGGATATGCATCGGCCGGCGCGTGGACACTCGGTCCGGGGGCCACGCAATCGCTCGTGGCGTCCTCGACCGCGTTGCCTGGCAGCCCGGTCACCTTTCGCGCGACATTGCGTCCCTCGCAGTTCGACATCGCCGTGCGCTTTATCGGTGACGGCGGCACCGCTCGTCAGC
The Gemmatimonas sp. DNA segment above includes these coding regions:
- the holA gene encoding DNA polymerase III subunit delta, which gives rise to MAKESSPLRVVQAAIQSRSFAPVYYLHGDDDYLKDAAVRDLLDASIDPSTRDFNCEIRRANELDAEAVSSLLSTPPMLAEKRAVVFRDVTALKKAARQQLDKYLKRPASDTLLLLVSPAGTKADAAIASASESLEFAPLTPERVRRWITHHATTVLAVHIADDAAQLLQQAVGNDLHQLASELDKCASYALGAQTLPTGEGNVRATIDLDTVSAVVGIRRGETVTDLLDAVARQDAAAAVTLVAHVLGQPKVTAVQVVMMLSTQAFALAFGRARRDAGIPTNRLPQEFFAFLKETGGYPGRPWGEAASAWTKVTEQWSAASCEKALALLLEADMALKDTTVSNAEQILMSLVLGLCAMRRRKAA
- a CDS encoding zf-HC2 domain-containing protein — translated: MVNPAASAEAMPPNTGQSVPMDCKSFRKQHLAYLDDTMPGDEMAAAQRHVMVCDGCAAHDTLVRRSLMVARSMPTLEPSVDFQARLRARLAECRDECRDERTALEARAALLQLPRTAASRNTRVVMAVAASAMLGAFVWKGWSATAPELSMQPVIASQPAMPTPISYITPELMQAMATGNPVWPAAMIIEDAPTHFVSSDFTLATFSELR
- a CDS encoding sigma-70 family RNA polymerase sigma factor, giving the protein MAELARTKLTSQNTPAVPVREHLRSLEDGDVVSAFLGGEERAFEELVDRYQGRLLNFVYRTIGDRDRAEDLVQEVFIRVYRHIGRFDRSKKFSTWIYTIASNLAKNELRNRSRNPLVLFQTIKAKFEDEDRPLQFEDVHTRPDDLFRKRHLKEMVEQSVGQLPAHHREVFVLRELEGKSYEEIAEITGVNLGTVKSRLNRARTAFADIIAPLVR
- a CDS encoding NUDIX hydrolase; the protein is MAIERQGPGKIIGTRGYTGKVISIDIDTVRFPDGSTGQLEMVRHPGASAVVPLLGDLDDDPEVLLIRQYRYAADGYLYEIPAGRLDAGEEPLACAHRELKEETGYTASRVEHLFTMFTTPGFTDEKIHLFMATGLEAGEWKREADEFMELAPTKLSRALSMIEQGEIQDAKTALALLYTAGFRLN
- a CDS encoding SET domain-containing protein-lysine N-methyltransferase, with protein sequence MKKSVKKSVVAKRVKPPKSPYYEVRRSKIQGRGAFAILPIRKGKKVDEYWGQPITHEEADRRYDDSEGRHHTFLFVLDDDTVLDARYGGNDARFINHSCDPNCETVIEDGHIWIKAIKAIKPETELVYDYRFEWQDEYEPEDVRYYACRCGTKKCRGTILRIPVYLRPAIKQWLAGNDVPLPKKPKKGAKKGAKQAVKKAAKKVSR
- a CDS encoding pitrilysin family protein, producing MTDTLDVPAQDSPAQQMPVAPPRPGAGTPSDYRFPHFSTRILANGLRLIVANVPAYPVVTTLAVIEAGATRDPRDYEGLAQLTTRALAEGTRDMNALELTSRLEMLGTTLDTGADWDSAIVQITALSSRIDDAVAVLSEVLRYPAFPESELERMRGERLADLAQLRAEPRGLSDVFFSRLLYKSESRFARLAGGDEQSIMRLTRERVQAYHAEFYRPDATALMMVGDIDIEHAVKLASAHFGDWAGKAPPVTEPMDTQRFPEPRVHLVHKPDAPQSEVRVGHVAIPRLHEDYFPVVVMNAILGGLFSSRLNLNLREVHAYTYGAHSAFDWRRAASPFEISTAVETAVTADALREIALEFTRIREAPVSDAELSLATSYLVGVFPIRFETTAEVAGGLANVEIFRLPTNYFDTYRDRVRAVTAQDVLRVAQTHLDPSRLQIVVVGDATAIRPTVEALSLGPVTVYDPAADDDTAAPVSPSSAS
- a CDS encoding pitrilysin family protein gives rise to the protein MRIPVESYHLPNGLHVVLSEDHTAPIVAVNLWYHVGSANERLDRTGFAHLFEHMLFQGSANVEANEHFELVQRAGGTLNGSTWLDRTNYYETVPSHQIALALWLEADRMGRMLPGLTQQKLDTQRDVVKNERRWSVDNQPYGTWWERLPALCFPEEHPFHHSLIGSMEHLTDASLDDVADFFRTYYTPDNAVLTVAGDFDRTETMRLIEEYYGPIPRGAPRPPLRDMTLPPTFGDTRRTLVPDAVALPRLFVACRTPVFGSDGYYAASLAAAVLGLRTGCRLEQSLVRKQRIASQASAFTYDLAKGSDLLVVDATAHPDVTPEQLEAAVLAELDLMHQHGVTDVEVQRARALIETSFVTSMQSAAERADQLSRFATYFGDATLINEQVKRYGATTTAAVSALARERLGPDNRALLMFVPADEQPDASPAELAEASA
- a CDS encoding leishmanolysin-related zinc metalloendopeptidase; this translates as MTYSTRRVLLLVGALGLLAGCGSDPQVPSAAAATASTTVSAAVAASVAAVPAVRITDAKGKGVKNVMVRWRITGGGGKVVNDSVRTTGSGDATSGGWTLGTTAGQQTLQATADGIPAVTFTATANAGPLSRLTPVSATDQQATVNTPVPALPAVRAEDQYGNPVSGAAIVFTIVQGNGVLLGAQQSSNELGSAAVGGWTIGTAIGQQIVTATATGANPAVFSVNALAGPAADLLKVVGDIQAGVANINIAVPPGVRVVDSFGNPVGNVPVTFTPGANSGTVTGSTVLSDPANGTAFVGSWRLGTASTQTLVATSTAIPTKSATFTTTVTSSAFNVDIRFVGDASLPVRTAFANAVAKWRQVIVGSIGTITNVNIPAGPAANACSDWSPAVTGTVQNTIIFARIDSIDGPGSPGVGNILGQASPCYVNGSAIPFLGFMEFDSLDVSQLVARGQFEKVVLHEIGHVLGIGTVWNFQRSLLNTSISNDPYYVGSAARAQFAAINTVTYSGNPVPVENTGGTGTVNSHWRTSVMQRELMQGFAVNQVQPLSRITVGSLQDLGYTVNLAAADAFSLTAALRSGFGFDETSGIPYRDLVPDVEIKQRRDDGSIARMPREKR